GGAAGAAGGGACAGGTCTCAGCCTTGTAAAGAGCCTTGCACAGCAATTAGAAGGTGAATTAAGGATACTCACAAAAGAGGATAGGGGTACCGAGGTCATAATACCTTTCAGGGAACTGGAATACAAAAAAAGAAGATGAAATACAATATAAATTGTTTATATCCACATCAACTCCCTTTTTGCCCTGTTAATCAGGTTCCCATTTTCATCCTCATATTCCTCGATTATCCTCCTGATGGCCATCCTTGAGATATCACTCCTGGACCTCCCCTCAATGAAGCTCAGAATATGAAGCTTGCAGGCAGTATGGAGGTCCAGGTAGACCCTCTGAAGGAATATCTTCTTCCCGTGATCATATTCCAACCTGCAGATGAATTTCATTACTTCATCGATTTCTGAGTTCTTCAAGGAAATCACATCCTGCCTACGCTCTGCGCTGTCCTTGCAAACAGGTAGGTCATCCATAACAATACCAGAATTATCATGGATGCCGTGAATATAAAGGCGTATTCATCAATTTCACATACTCTACGGTCCCTAAATTCTTCATCCAGATCCATATCTTCCCAGTGGTCGTCAAAATCCATATCATCACCTCAGGAGTTTTATGAAGCCCTTCTGATATGATTTTATGGAGATAAAAGCCCCTGGACATGGAATTTGGCACATTAAGAATCTCTTGAAGAGAAACTGTGGAGGTAGCACCATATCCACTGACCATAATATTACATATTATTAATATTATAATAAAAGTTTATGGGTACTGCATAACATCTAGTTAAACATCCGATGTCAGGATTGTTAGAGAAGAGTGTTCTTACAGCACCTTAAGATGATTTATTCGAGGTCTATATGATTGTCTCTGGACGGCAAAATAGCTACTGGAGTTCTCACTCCGGAAAATTCGATTTGCATTTACATTACACAGGGACCTCCCGAATATACGACCAAAAAGAAGCAAAATCCTACTTATATACGTCCAGTTTATTGAGTCCGCCGAAATCGCATACTTCCCTTATCCTGAACCCATAACCTCATATATCCATAGTATTATTTAATAGTCCTATGGTAATATGAGGTGATTAAAATGAATAGTGAAATAAGAGCCGCCCCGCCCTCAGCGAAAGAAACTGGAGAACTAACAAAAAAACTGCCCTTAGACAGGAAAAAGAACAAACACCTCTTTATTCTAGAAGAAATCCTGTACATGGACACAATTGAAGAACATCCCCTTGGAATACACCTCCACCTAGAGGTACACATCCTCTCTGGAACCTGTGCCCATGGAAGCCATAGATGAAGGATCATGCAGAGTCACTATGGGCCTTAAATCTGTAACAGGGGAGTGTAAGGCTTGGAGAAACTCATCAACGAACACCTCGAAAATGGCAGGAGCGTGGCTGTGAGATACAGGGACGTCACAGAATATGATATAAACGCAGACTACGAGATCATCTACCTGGAGATTATAAACCCCGCAAAGGAAACCGCTGCGATGATACTCTCAGAGCTTATAGAATCATCCAAAACCACCATATACAGCAAATACACTCTGAATGAAATCACAAGGACCATAAAGAAAAGAACAAAAAACAGGGACGTCCTGATAGTCTTCAATGATCTGCAGGACCTCTCAAGGAGCTCAACCCGCTTCTTCCTGGATATAATCAGTGAGGTCCAGATACTCTGCAGCATACGAGCAGAGACAAAGGGATACCACACAAAGCTCCTGAACAATATGAAGGTCCTGAGCCTCGAAGAAGATGAAGTGACCGACATAAAAATACCTCTGATCATAATGGGAGGGCTTATAGCCTTTTTATTATACCTGAAGATTGCAATGGGCCTTACGGGAACTGTTGCATATCTTGTTCTTGCATCTGTATGGTTTGGAACGATAATAGCAAGGACACTGCTCTGGATTGCATCATGAAATTCACAGGAGTTCAGATGGGGATGAGATGGTACACTCATGCGATTTTTGCATTTATCATGGGCACTGTCCTTGGTTATATCCTCGGTGTGGATCTGGGACCCTACTATTTTATTGTTACAGTTGCAGCAGGTACAGTAATTGATTTCCTGGAAATTGCAGTTTATGATAATCACAAAAGAAACCTTCACAACCTCTTCATTCTAATACCCTCAGCTCTGATTTACATGATGTATGATGCCACAATAGGCGCGGGGCTGACAGTGGGGCTCTTCTCACATATTGTACTTGACTGTATGACACCTACAGGTTGCCCACTCCTTCACCCTTTAAAGAAGATGAGATACGCTGTGAAATGGAAGAATAAAAACTCCAAGGCACGTGAAAGGAGGATCCTGGCAGTAATGGTCGTACTTGCATTCTGTACAGTGGTAATAATGGTTCCGCACAGTCCTGTGAATGGCATGATCGAATCATGGGCGGCAGGCCAAAACACAGGCAATAGGTCAGACCAAGGATTTACAGGACCCCACCTGAGCATAAGCAACCCTACAAGGGACGTGTGGATCCACCCCTTCTCAAATGGGAGCATATTCATAGATGTGGAAGATGATCCA
This genomic stretch from Methanothermobacter sp. harbors:
- a CDS encoding metal-dependent hydrolase, which encodes MKFTGVQMGMRWYTHAIFAFIMGTVLGYILGVDLGPYYFIVTVAAGTVIDFLEIAVYDNHKRNLHNLFILIPSALIYMMYDATIGAGLTVGLFSHIVLDCMTPTGCPLLHPLKKMRYAVKWKNKNSKARERRILAVMVVLAFCTVVIMVPHSPVNGMIESWAAGQNTGNRSDQGFTGPHLSISNPTRDVWIHPFSNGSIFIDVEDDPSSKYHHTSGPSRSRYKLQGDPDKKEKKNENNTNNFNSSKQR